Proteins co-encoded in one Melanotaenia boesemani isolate fMelBoe1 chromosome 23, fMelBoe1.pri, whole genome shotgun sequence genomic window:
- the creld2 gene encoding cysteine-rich with EGF-like domain protein 2 isoform X2, with product MLSIGPVLRLVRLFSCVIVVLLFQVNDAKKDFKSACNTCQQITDNFQKGFERTAKQNFGGGNTAWEERKLSKYETSEIRLMEIVEGLCDSSSFECNHMLEEHEDHFETWWFKRKTKHPDLHKWFCVDTIKVCCPKGTFGPDCNACVGGSERPCHGNGMCDGDGTRGGNGKCSCNHGYQGEFCLDCINGYFNEVRNDTFSLCTECHSSCKTCTGATNQDCDECKEGWEEDDQEACVDVNECAKEPSPCQEDQYCLNSEGSYSCKACDKSCTGCTEAGPDMCQTCASGYQDEEGTCTDIDECSQSEPVCTKEHQECVNNEGSYSCICSSGHEEQDGECVQTQKQEAMEASLTNSSPHGEL from the exons ATGCTGTCCATCGGTCCAGTGCTGCGTCTTGTGcggctattttcttgtgtcattgttgttttactttttcaagtcAACGACGCCAAGAAGGATTTTAAAAGCGCATGTAACACATGCCAGCAAATTACTGATAACTTCCAAAAG GGCTTTGAAAGAACAGCAAAGCAGAACTTTGGAGGAGGCAACACAGCCTGGGAGGAGAGGAAACTGTCCAAGTATGAGACCAG TGAGATCCGCCTAATGGAGATTGTGGAAGGTCtgtgtgacagcagcagctttgaatgCAACCACATGCTAGAGGAGCATGAGGACCATTTTGAAACCTGGTGGTTTAAGAG GAAAACAAAGCATCCTGATCTGCACAAATGGTTCTGTGTTGACACCATCAAAGTGTGCTGTCCAAAGGGAACATTTGGACCTGATTGCAATG CTTGTGTGGGGGGCTCGGAGAGACCGTGCCATGGAAATGGAATGTGTGATGGCGATGGAACCCGCGGAGGGAACGGGAAGTGCAGCTGCAACCATGGTTATCAAGGGGAGTTTTGTTTAGACTGCATCAACGGTTATTTCAATGAAGTGAGGAACGACACCTTCTCTTTGTGCACAG AATGCCACTCTTCTTGCAAGACCTGCACCGGAGCAACCAACCAGGACTGTGATGAGTGCAAGGAGGGCTGGGAGGAGGATGACCAAGAAGCTTGTGTTG ATGTGAACGAGTGTGCCAAAGAGCCTTCTCCATGCCAAGAGGATCAGTATTGCCTTAACTCTGAAGGCTCCTATTCCTGCAAGG CTTGTGACAAATCATGCACTGGCTGCACAGAAGCCGGTCCTGATATGTGCCAGACTTGTGCCAGTGGGTACCAAGACGAAGAGGGGACCTGCACAG ATATTGATGAGTGTTCTCAGTCAGAGCCGGTGTGCACGAAGGAGCACCAGGAGTGTGTCAACAATGAAGGCAGTTATTCGTGTATCTGCTCCAGTGGCCATGAGGAACAAGATGGCGAGTGCGTCCAGACACAAAAGCAAG AGGCGATGGAGGCATCCCTGACAAACTCTAGTCcacatggcgaactttga
- the creld2 gene encoding cysteine-rich with EGF-like domain protein 2 isoform X1, whose amino-acid sequence MLSIGPVLRLVRLFSCVIVVLLFQVNDAKKDFKSACNTCQQITDNFQKGFERTAKQNFGGGNTAWEERKLSKYETSEIRLMEIVEGLCDSSSFECNHMLEEHEDHFETWWFKRKTKHPDLHKWFCVDTIKVCCPKGTFGPDCNACVGGSERPCHGNGMCDGDGTRGGNGKCSCNHGYQGEFCLDCINGYFNEVRNDTFSLCTECHSSCKTCTGATNQDCDECKEGWEEDDQEACVDVNECAKEPSPCQEDQYCLNSEGSYSCKACDKSCTGCTEAGPDMCQTCASGYQDEEGTCTDIDECSQSEPVCTKEHQECVNNEGSYSCICSSGHEEQDGECVQTQKQAEAMEASLTNSSPHGEL is encoded by the exons ATGCTGTCCATCGGTCCAGTGCTGCGTCTTGTGcggctattttcttgtgtcattgttgttttactttttcaagtcAACGACGCCAAGAAGGATTTTAAAAGCGCATGTAACACATGCCAGCAAATTACTGATAACTTCCAAAAG GGCTTTGAAAGAACAGCAAAGCAGAACTTTGGAGGAGGCAACACAGCCTGGGAGGAGAGGAAACTGTCCAAGTATGAGACCAG TGAGATCCGCCTAATGGAGATTGTGGAAGGTCtgtgtgacagcagcagctttgaatgCAACCACATGCTAGAGGAGCATGAGGACCATTTTGAAACCTGGTGGTTTAAGAG GAAAACAAAGCATCCTGATCTGCACAAATGGTTCTGTGTTGACACCATCAAAGTGTGCTGTCCAAAGGGAACATTTGGACCTGATTGCAATG CTTGTGTGGGGGGCTCGGAGAGACCGTGCCATGGAAATGGAATGTGTGATGGCGATGGAACCCGCGGAGGGAACGGGAAGTGCAGCTGCAACCATGGTTATCAAGGGGAGTTTTGTTTAGACTGCATCAACGGTTATTTCAATGAAGTGAGGAACGACACCTTCTCTTTGTGCACAG AATGCCACTCTTCTTGCAAGACCTGCACCGGAGCAACCAACCAGGACTGTGATGAGTGCAAGGAGGGCTGGGAGGAGGATGACCAAGAAGCTTGTGTTG ATGTGAACGAGTGTGCCAAAGAGCCTTCTCCATGCCAAGAGGATCAGTATTGCCTTAACTCTGAAGGCTCCTATTCCTGCAAGG CTTGTGACAAATCATGCACTGGCTGCACAGAAGCCGGTCCTGATATGTGCCAGACTTGTGCCAGTGGGTACCAAGACGAAGAGGGGACCTGCACAG ATATTGATGAGTGTTCTCAGTCAGAGCCGGTGTGCACGAAGGAGCACCAGGAGTGTGTCAACAATGAAGGCAGTTATTCGTGTATCTGCTCCAGTGGCCATGAGGAACAAGATGGCGAGTGCGTCCAGACACAAAAGCAAG CAGAGGCGATGGAGGCATCCCTGACAAACTCTAGTCcacatggcgaactttga